One Anolis carolinensis isolate JA03-04 chromosome 5, rAnoCar3.1.pri, whole genome shotgun sequence DNA segment encodes these proteins:
- the hmx1 gene encoding homeobox protein HMX1, with protein MQGKIAAGNERPVKTAVPGPPGEAARGKQQEQHRRPQPASRMPDEATESARVSSFFIANLLGAKEDPKALEEDEEEEDEPRGGGRAGGSGHCALACCQCQASRLGIGLHPAFPIPAAAADWYRRAQAAFLGCASPDTSDRDSPEVSDEAIPEEKRKRRRRKADSGAGGAGKGTPEEASGVGSSVDDEPPTEEPDLASSSSSSSSSSSSSSSALASSGRKKKTRTVFSRSQVFQLESTFDVKRYLSSSERAGLAASLHLTETQVKIWFQNRRNKWKRQLAADLEAASLPHASAASSSAQRIVRVPILYHEGALGCFPLAPPPPHPGSPLSATGGGGAGPPYPLAAAFSPALPFLRPPVTGLV; from the exons ATGCAGGGCAAGATCGCGGCGGGGAATGAGCGCCCCGTGAAGACGGCTGTTCCTGGCCCGCCCGGGGAGGCTGCGCGGGGGAAGCAGCAGGAGCAGCATCGGCGTCCGCAGCCCGCTTCGAGGATGCCGGACGAAGCCACGGAGAGCGCCCGCGTCTCCTCCTTCTTCATCGCTAATCTGCTGGGCGCCAAAGAAGACCCCAAGGCtttggaggaggacgaggaggaggaggacgagccCCGCGGAGGGGGCCGGGCGGGCGGGAGCGGGCACTGCGCCCTCGCCTGCTGCCAGTGCCAGGCCTCCCGCCTCGGGATCGGGCTGCACCCCGCTTTCCCcatccccgccgccgccgccgattGGTACCGGAGGGCGCAGGCGGCCTTCCTGGGATGCGCCAGCCCCGACA CCAGCGACCGAGATTCGCCGGAGGTTTCCGACGAGGCGATTccggaggagaagaggaagcggAGGCGGAGGAAGGCGGACTCCGGAGCCGGCGGAGCGGGGAAAGGGACGCCCGAGGAGGCGTCGGGCGTGGGGAGCAGCGTGGACGACGAGCCCCCAACGGAGGAGCCGGACTTGGCCTCTTcttcttcgtcctcctcctcctcgtcgtcttcctcctcctccgcgttGGCCTCGTCGGGGCGGAAGAAGAAGACGCGCACGGTCTTCTCCCGGAGCCAGGTCTTCCAGCTGGAGTCCACCTTCGACGTGAAGCGCTACCTGAGCAGCTCGGAGCGGGCCGGCCTGGCCGCCTCGCTCCACCTCACCGAGACCCAGGTCAAGATCTGGTTCCAGAACCGGCGCAACAAATGGAAGCGGCAGCTGGCGGCGGACCTGGAGGCCGCCAGCCTCCCGCACGCTTCGGCCGCTTCTTCCTCCGCCCAAAGGATAGTCCGCGTCCCCATCCTCTACCACGAGGGAGCCTTGGGCTGCTTCCCTttggcgccgccgccgccgcaccCGGGCTCTCCGCTCTCGGCaaccggaggaggaggagcgggacCTCCCTACCCCTTGGCCGCCGCCTTCTCGCCCGCTTTGCCCTTCCTCAGGCCGCCCGTCACGGGCCTGGTGTGA